TTGCTTGAAGCACCTGATTCAGGGGATAAATATATGGAGCGGGATCGGGCCATGCTCGAATTGCTTTATTCGGCAGGAATAAGGGTTTCGGAGCTTGTTTCCAGGGACTTTGATGACCTTGATTTCGATGCCGGAGTGCTTAGGGTGAGGGGCAAAGGGAACCGGGAACGGCTGGTGCCTGTGGGAAGACCCGCTCTTGAGGCAATTCGTTTCTGGCTGCCCCGGAGGTTGCAGCTTCTGGAAGCCCGGGTAAAGCGGGGAAGGGAAGTCGATAGAAAGGCCATGTTTCTCAGTGGTCGCGGAGGTCGTCTGACCGCCCGCAGTGTGGAAAGAATCGTGAAAAAATATGGGGAAAAGGCGGGAATCAACCAGATTGTCACTCCCCATGCTCTGCGGCATTCTTTTGCCACACATCTGCTGGAAATGGGGGCTGATCTGCGCTCTGTCCAGGAGTTGCTGGGGCACGCAAGTCTATCTACAACCCAGAGATATACACATTTGACACTGGATTATCTCTCGGATGTGTATGATAAGGCTCACCCGCTATCTGGGGGAGAGAATAAGCAATAGCCCGGGTCCGGATAGTTGAAAAAACAGTCATAAAATAATAACAGACAATTTTGAGAGCATTATGAAAATACGATCAACTACCATTCTGGCAGTGCGCCATAAAGGTGAAGTAGCCCTGGCCGGAGACGGCCAGGTCTCTTTGGGAAACACGGTGATGAAGCACCATGCCAGAAAGGTAAGGCGGCTTTATCAGGATCGGGTTATTACCGGATTTGCCGGAGCTACTGCAGATGCGTTCACCCTGTATGACAAACTGGAGCAGAAACTGGAGCAGTATAACGGCAATCTCCTGCGTTCCTCCGTCGAACTGGCCAAGGAATGGCGGACAGATAAGTATCTCCGCAGGCTTGAAGCGATGCTGATCGCAGTGGATAAGGACCATTCTCTTCTCCTTTCCGGTACTGGGGATGTTATTGAGGCCGATCAGGGCGTACTTGCCATTGGTTCAGGAGGACCATATGCCCAGGCAGCGGCCCTTGCCCTGGTGGAGCACAGCGAACTTGATGCGGAGGCCATCTGCAGGGCAGCCATGGAGATTGCCGGAAATATCTGTGTTTTTACTAATAATTCCATAGTAGTTGAAAAGATATGAAACATAATCAGTCGTTTACCCCAAAAGAGACATTAGCTGAACTTGATAAATATATTGTTGGACAGGGAAGGGCCAAGCGGTCTGTGGCCATAGCCTTGAGAAACAGATGGCGGAGAAGGCAGGTGCCTTCGCCGCTGCGGGAAGAAATTGCCCCTAAAAATATTATAATGATTGGTCCCACCGGGGTTGGTAAAACTGAAATAGCCAGAAGACTTGCCACCCTTGCCCAGTCACCGTTTATCAAGGTAGAAGCTTCAAAGTTCACGGAAGTGGGCTACGTGGGCAGGGATGTTGAATCGATGATTCGGGATCTCGTTGATCTTGCAGTGAATATGGTCAAAGAAGAGGAGAAGAATCGGCTGGAAGGGGTGGCGGCCGCCAATGCCGAAGATCATATTCTGGACATCCTTCTTCCTCCCGGTCCCGTTTCTTCAGCTTCCGGGGGTGGTGTACCGCTTGGGGTTGATCATTCCGACCTGCCGATTCCAGCAGGTTCACAGGGTGAAAACTCGACCAGGGAAAAGTTCAGGAAAATGCTGCGGGAAGGCAAACTTGATGATCGGGAACTGGAAATTTCGGTCAGTGAGTCGAAGTCCATGCCCATGGTGGAGATTCTCACAACTTCGGGGATGGAGGACATGCAATCCAATTTGCAGGATGCCTTCAGTAAAATTTTTCCGCGCAAGA
The DNA window shown above is from Desulfomarina profundi and carries:
- the xerA gene encoding site-specific tyrosine recombinase/integron integrase, with translation MIKHIEQFTRWLATEKGYSPHTVSGYSRDLREFAAHCGEETKVKSVTDTDIRSFVVSLHGRNSSATVARKLSALRTFFRFLLRRKSIKDNPLAGVAGPRSGKSIPVFLTVDETFALLEAPDSGDKYMERDRAMLELLYSAGIRVSELVSRDFDDLDFDAGVLRVRGKGNRERLVPVGRPALEAIRFWLPRRLQLLEARVKRGREVDRKAMFLSGRGGRLTARSVERIVKKYGEKAGINQIVTPHALRHSFATHLLEMGADLRSVQELLGHASLSTTQRYTHLTLDYLSDVYDKAHPLSGGENKQ
- the hslV gene encoding ATP-dependent protease subunit HslV; translation: MKIRSTTILAVRHKGEVALAGDGQVSLGNTVMKHHARKVRRLYQDRVITGFAGATADAFTLYDKLEQKLEQYNGNLLRSSVELAKEWRTDKYLRRLEAMLIAVDKDHSLLLSGTGDVIEADQGVLAIGSGGPYAQAAALALVEHSELDAEAICRAAMEIAGNICVFTNNSIVVEKI